A genome region from Rhinopithecus roxellana isolate Shanxi Qingling chromosome 10, ASM756505v1, whole genome shotgun sequence includes the following:
- the INHBE gene encoding inhibin beta E chain, producing MGLPDVQLWLVLLWTLVRAQGTGSVCPSCGGSKLAPQAERALVLELAKQQILEGLHLTSRPRITHPPPQAALTRALRRLQPGSVAPGNGEEVISFATVTDSTSAYSSLLTFHLSTPRSHHLYHARLWLHVLPTLPGTLCLRIFRWGPRRRHQGSRTLLTEHHITNLGWHALTLPSSGLRGEKSGVLKLQLDCRPLEGNNSTVTGQPRQLLDTAGHQQPFLELKIRANEPGAGRARRRTPTCEPATPLCCRRDHYVDFQELGWRDWILQPEGYQLNYCSGQCPLHLAGSPGIAASFHSAVFSLLKANNPWPASTSCCVPTARRPLSLLYLDHNGNVVKTDVPDMVVEACGCS from the exons ATGGGGCTCCCTGATGTCCAGCTCTGGCTGGTGCTGCTGTGGACACTGGTGCGGGCACAGGGGACAGGGTCTGTGTGTCCCTCCTGTGGGGGCTCCAAACTGGCACCCCAAGCAGAACGAGCTCTGGTGCTGGAGCTAGCCAAGCAGCAAATCCTGGAGGGGTTGCACCTGACCAGTCGTCCCAGAATAACTCATCCTCCACCCCAGGCAGCGCTGACCAGAGCCCTCCGGAGACTACAGCCGGGGAGTGTGGCTCCAGGGAATGGGGAGGAGGTCATCAGCTTTGCTACTGTCACAG ACTCCACTTCAGCCTATAGCTCCCTGCTCACCTTTCACCTGTCCACTCCTCGGTCCCATCACCTGTACCATGCCCGCCTGTGGCTGCACGTGCTCCCCACCCTTCCTGGCACTCTTTGCTTGAGGATCTTCCGATGGGGACCAAGGAGGAGGCACCAAGGGTCCCGCACCCTTCTGACTGAGCACCACATCACCAACCTGGGCTGGCATGCCTTAACTCTGCCCTCTAGTGGCTTGAGGGGTGAGAAGTCTGGTGTCCTGAAACTGCAACTAGACTGCAGACCCCTAGAAGGCAACAACAGCACAGTTACTGGACAACCAAGGCAGCTCCTGGACACAGCAGGACACCAGCAGCCCTTCCTAGAGCTTAAGATCCGAGCCAATGAACCTGGAGCAGGTCGGGCCAGGAGGAGGACCCCCACCTGTGAGCCTGCGACCCCCTTATGTTGCAGGCGAGACCATTACGTAGACTTCCAGGAACTGGGATGGCGGGACTGGATACTGCAGCCCGAGGGGTACCAGCTGAATTACTGCAGTGGGCAGTGCCCTCTCCACCTGGCTGGCAGCCCGGGCATTGCTGCCTCTTTCCATTCTGCcgtcttcagcctcctcaaagcCAACAATCCTTGGCCTGCTAGTACCTCCTGCTGTGTCCCTACTGCCCGAAGGCCCCTTTCTCTCCTCTACCTGGATCATAATGGCAATGTGGTCAAGACGGATGTGCCAGATATGGTGGTGGAGGCCTGTGGCTGCAGCTAG